TAGTTGCTATTTTGTCTTGTTCCAATGAGGACCAACCTTCTAGAATCGGAAGAACCCCCATCCCTATCGGAGCTTGAGGTGGCCGATGAGCGTGGCGATGAGATCTCGacatgagtggacgcgtgtgtGATTGGGGCCTCCCTCCTCCTGATTGGCTTGCTACTCATCGGCTCCATCAGTGATTGCCTTCTCGCAGCGGCTGGAGAAGCCCAACCCGGGCGCTCCCATCTTCCCCGGCCTTAGCGGAGAGCTCCGCCTCGCCATGCACACCGTGGAGAGGTTTGTCATCGGCGCTGCGATCCCAGGAGTATGCGACGTGAAGGAGGGGGTAGACAGATTCATGGACAGAGCCATCGTGATGGACAGTGAGATGGCaatcgctacgagaatatgacgGAGGAAACGTACAAGAAGAGCGGCCGCTGAGACCGGGACGAACAGGAGGATGAGATTAGGAAGGAAAAGGGGGCGGAACGGAGCGAAGTTGAGGCGAACGAAGCGGGAGATGCAACGAGATTACTGGTGTGGcatcatgggagagagaagTGGGATGCTGACCCACATGTTGTCAAGCGAGGGGAGAAATCGTTCGATGAACGCAAAGAAGGTGACACACACGTTAGGAGCGAGGGATTCATGGGTGGGCGTGGAATTCAGGTGGGCACGAAACTCATTAGAGACTTGTTAAGTAGTAGAGCTAATAGATATTGAATCTCAAAGgagaagcaagaagaagaaaaaaagaaataagaggCAGAGGTGAAAGATGGAGAAGAGAAAGGTCCTTACCTATTGGATCTGTGTCTGTCACTAGATGTCACCTGCATTTTCTCAAGGCTACCAACCAAGCAGGGTCGGTCCTGAAGGGGGCAAGTGGGACGGTCGTCTTAGGCCCCAAAACCCAGGGggtccacacacacacacacagatatatatatatatatatatatatatatatatatatatatatatatatgtatattacttatgaccaaataaaaaaataacaatccaAATTCCAATCAACTGATAGCAACAGTTATATGATCGTGCATAGGCTTTAGCCCAATAGAAGCAATTTTGCTACTTTGGTTCATTGCCAACATGTTAGCAACAACCTAAATTAGCAATCCTCTTGTGTGCAGATAAGTCGATGAGTTCGCTTCATCTCGTGCAATCCTAATTCGCCTCCTTGGAGCAGCCGCTCGACTTCCTCGACGCGCCCTTGACTTCATCCCTCGCCTCCTTCGGGCACCGTGTGGCAGATCGCATCCTCGTAAATTGGTGTGGGCCATTCGACCCTCGCGAGCCGTGCATGCTCTTCAAAGGTGTGCATGCTCGTcagaaacattttttttaatatactgaatattatctttataatttatatattaattaattttttaatatttcaaTTCAATAGATCTTGTTTTTAGTTTCGTCCTAAGTCACTAAAATCTGCAAACCGACCTTGCGATCAAGCTTTCATCTCATAGCTTGATCATCTCATTGTCTATGTGTGCCATGATGGGTTTTATTGCAGTTTGGTGGTAACTAGAAATCAAGATAATGAAGAGTATACAATAAATTGTGAAAAGGAATTCATAAATAGATAAAAAGGATTATTGAAAGTTGTTTGTTTGTTATCGAGATGGCTTCATTATCTTCTTTTGAAGATGTATTTTTTGTTCGGGGAAAGGAGagattgtttttttaatttagaaaagaGAGATCGTGTAAGAGTTTAGATATTTCGTTACCCCAAGTAACAATATCGGTTGAATTATACCATTACAATACCACGATATATTCTATATTAGCCCATCAAACAATCGTTGAAATCACACTGAGACCCATATTTCCAGGATTGAATTGAAAATTAAGAAACTGGAGGAGGGTGAGAAGGAAAACTGTACATCCAACGGCCCAGAAGGGCCCAACCTGAACCCACAAAACTGCCACCGCGCCAGCCCTTTCTTCCTTGctctcctaaaaccctaaccCCTCCGCCGCCCCCAAACCTCagccctccgccgccggcgcgATGGCGCTGTACCTGCTGTTCGAATCGGCTTCCGGCTACGGGCTCTTCTACGCGTATGGCATCGACGAGATCGGGCAGAGCGTGGACGCCGTCCGCTCCTCCGTGCTGGACCTCGACCGCTTCGGCAAGGCCGTcaagctcgccgccttcagtCCCTTCTCCTCCGCCATCGACGCGCTCAACCAATGCAACGCCATCTCCGAAGGTCCCGCCCCTTCTCGCCACCTAAAGGTGCAGTCTTGCTCCGAGAACGGCGTGTTTTGACGCGGTTTTTggccattttttattttatgggCAGGAATCATGACGGACGAGCTGAGGAGCTTTCTGGAGCTGAACCTGCCGAAGCCCAAGGAGGGGAAGAAGGCCAAGTACAGCCTCGGTGTCGTCGAGCCCAAGGTCGGCTCCCACATCTCCGAGGTGACCGGCATCCCCTGCCAGAGCAACGAGTTCGTCCAGGAGCTGCTCCGCGGCGTCCGCCTCCACTTCGACCGCTTCATCAACGAGCTCAAGGTgacgcctcccccccccccccccatcataTTCGCACATGTTCACATTCTGCGTTGTAAATTTCCAGTGTGACTCGGAGTTGTTATTATGTTTGTGAACCTTGCCTTCTGGTTTGTTGGATAGCATATCGTCGTCCTAAATTTGCGGTAAAGCTGGAGTCTTGGCTGTGCTTAATTTGGTTGTGGTTGGTTGTAGAAGTCGGacttggagaaggcgcagctgggtCTCGGGCATAGCTACAGCAGGGCCAAGGTGAAGTTCAATGTGAACCGTGTTGACAACATGGTGATTCAGGCAATCTTCCTGTTGGATACACTTGACAAGGACATCAATTCCTTCTCCATGAGAGTTAGGTCTGTTCCTTTTTCTTCTGTAGTGATTCTTGTTAACTCTCTGATGCAGATTGTAGTATTGAGTTGTATTTTGGTCCATCAGAGTTGGGTCCTTTGGGAGTATCAGCATAGCAGTAGTTTGAATATCGATTGTTTGCTTAATAAAAATGCAGGGAATGGTTCTCATGGCATTTCCCTGAGCTGGTCAAGATTGTCAATGACAACTACCTATATGCCAAGCTTGCTAAGTTTATCGTGAACAAATCTGATTTGGCGGAAAAAGATATTCCTGCTTTGGCTGATATAGTTGGCGACGAGGACAAGGCAAAAGAAATTGTTGAAGCAGCAAAGGCCTCGATGGGTAATGAGATATGGTACAGTTGATCTAGTTTCAGTATAATGGTCGTATTAAATTCACTTATGATTTATTTGTTCTTATCTGTTTTCAGGCCAGGACCTGTCACCAGTTGACTTGATCAATGTCCAGCAATTTGCCCAAAGGGTTATGAATCTGTCTGAATATCGTAAAAACCTTTATGAATATCTTGTGACTAAGATGAATGATATTGCACCGAACCTGACGTCGTTAATTGGTGAAGTTGTTGGAGCTCGCCTAATCTCTCATGCTGGCAGTCTTTCAAATCTTGCCAAGTGTCCTGCCTCCACTCTCCAAATACTTGGTGCTGAGAAGGCACTTTTCAGGTTGCTAAAGTCAACATCTTATGATTTCCCAGTGTTTCTATATTTCGAAGTTAACTTTGGAAATAGTTGCTCTTATAAACTGatcatatataaataaatcTTGGCTAGTAGTCAGAACAATATGCCTCTTACGCGTCTCCATTGTCCACCAGAGCACTGAAAACTCGAGGGAACACACCGAAGTATGGCCTTATATTCCACTCCTCCTTTATTGGccgtgcttcaaccaagaacaagGGCAGAATGGCTCGTTACCTGGCAAACAAATGCTCAATGGCATCACGCATTGATTGTTACTCAGGTTAGTTACAGAGAGCTTTGTTACTGGATTCTTTGGATACTAATTATGCTCGTTCTGAAAGCATCCTCTGATTGTTTTCCACTGTATATTTGACTTCAGAGTCAAGTACCTCCGTCTTTGGGCAAAAGTTGCGTGAGCAAGTTGAGGAGAGATTGGACTTCTATGACAAGGGTGTTGCACCTCGTAAAAACCTTGATGTGATGAAAGCTGCTATTGACAGTATGGTAAATGGCACCTCAAAGGATGATGATGGTAAGGATTGGCTAATTTCACCTGTCAGAAATCCAATCTCTAGTTTTAATTTCCTCCAGTGCGACACATTACTGATTCCATTTATGGTTCAATAATATTTATGCTGTTCTCCAATATGTGCAGATAATGATAAGATTGATGCATCTGCcaagaaaagcaagaaaaagaaGTCCAAAGCTGAGGCAGATGGTGACGCAATGGACCTGGATAAGCGCTCCAATGTTGCTGATGGAGAAGCTGAGCCTGGAaccgagaagaagaagaagaagaagcataaGCTAGAGGAGCCACAGGAGCAGGAAAATGGTGCAGGACATGCCAATGGTGATGCAGAAGCCAATGGTActcccaagaagaagaaaaagaagaaccgTGAAGTTTCAGAGGAAACCAAACCTAAGACGGCCACtgaagggaagaagaagaagaagaaatccaAAGCCGGGGATGACAACGAGTAGTTATTGTATGGCAGATGAATCTGAttatttgttgaaaacacaGATAAACATCTATGTTCTGTTTCATGCATAAAATTAAATGAAATCCTGCTCAACTATGAGATTTTTCTGTCGTCTCTATATGTAATTTTGAATTACCTGATGAGGTGTAGAACGTAGTGTAATCTTGCATGGAGTTTTCTTCGTTAAGAGGATAATGCACTCTAGTTATTGGGTATGCAAGCATTGATATAATCATTTTGCACTCTAGGTAAGAGGCTAATGCACTCGATTGCTGTGGCTAGTGTGTATTTGATGCGTTATGGCTTCTCTTTGAGGGGGCCTGGTAAACCCTTTGTTCGGTTTTTGTAAGTACGAATCGGAGAGTATCTTCAGATGTATTATTGTGCCCAACATTTTTACGTTTATGCTTTTAGTGGGTACTCTTTCTAGACTTGGTATCTCTCAGAAAACTAAGAGATCACATACGATACTAATACAATCTTACTGAGGAAACTGTGTACGGTATGCATTATAACAACATACAGTTACATAGAACTTACTAATAGCCCATGTTTTGCACAACTTCCATTTCAACTTCTCCATAAGAGAAAAGAAGGCAGAACAAGCATAAGTCGCCTCCCACCAGCTTCTTACATGAGCACTAATTCTTCACAAGTAATAACAAGACTATCTGCGACTATCGGATCCCATGCTCCGACTGAAACCCCAGTCCAATATCCACGCCCATGCACGCAGCAAACTCTGCCGTGCACGATGGCCAGCAAGGAACTCAACTCAGAGTCTCAGACCCAGCTATTCAGAGCGTTGAGTAGTCcttttgaaagaaaagaaaaaagaaatcttATGAAGAGGCTCGAAAGCATAGTAGAAAATGTACACTATATCATTCACAGACTTTTTCTAGGAATCGTAAGTTTTTGTGTTGGATACATCAAAAAATGTTTTACACGTAACAGGACAAGTTTTCGATACATTCTACAGTCCACTAAACCTGAATTACAATGCTCTTTTCAGCTTTCAATCTCCCTTGACACGTAAATGCCATTACTTCGGGGCATGGATGCTGGTAGGCTGAGGCTTGTTTGTTTAGGAGCAAAAGCTTTCATACCTTCGCTTTTGCTAATTTGAAGTCCACATATTCCGCAAAGAGTTTCCTGTTCCGACTCCTAAACAATTGTCAATAAGCTTCGATGGTCAGTTTTATACTTTTCAAATTCAGAAACGGCAACTTCCCAAATTCCCCACGGCAGTACAATTGAAAAGGTTCTAGCTTACAGTAGTACCTCGATCATTAGGATTCCTGATAGATGTTCCAAAGGGTGGTGTTGAAGTTTGTAGCCACTATGATATTAATGCTCTACTTCAGACCTTCAGCAGCAAAGTGGGAGAGATAGAAGTTGATGCCCAAACACAAAATAGTCAGCAACAGTTCAGCTTGTGCACAAGGCAAGAACAgtatattgtttatttttctCCCCTAACAAAGATGGTACATGTTTTGATATAGAACAAACATCACTAGTGTCAGAAATTTCAGATAGCTTTACTTTTTAACTGAAAGGATCAAAACGCAATCAAAAGTTTAATTGACAATCAAAATAGTTAGAAATCTTTTTGCCACGAAACAAATCATCTGTTCAGTGTTATGTAGGCATAAAAACATTTAAATGGTTATTTAAAATAGCAACCGtgcttgtaaaaaaaattaggctAAAAAAACTATATAGAAGGagaaggctatgccttcaactGAAAATGCCAACGTTGCCATCATCTCGACTTACCTCATTGAGAAATGGTTCTGCCAGGCGCAACTGAAGATCGGTTGCTTCGGCTGCTACCATGCAAAAGAAACGCTTGAAGTTTCATAGATGGTAGCATCTAcagaaaatatatgcaattATCTAAGATTCAAAAAACATGGTTCAGCATGAAAGTAGCCAGCTATGAATCAACAATAGGTGCTTGTCACTAAATCATACAAGTCGGCATGTACAAACAGAAAATATAAATGATGCCATGAAGACTCTGGGCTCAATTATGTGAACAAAAATAGGAGCATGAACAAAAATGAAGGTTCACATTGGCAAGCAATATGTATAGAAGTTACCTTAATAAATTTCTAACAAATATCATTTCCTTTGATCGTCTAATTGGAGTTCCTAGTTGACCATACCACAAAGAGAGTGAACCTACCTGAATACAAATAGAAAGTCAGGCTATGTATTTGCCAGCTGGAGTAGGGTAAAGCATAAAGCACTTGCATAGGTAAATAGAACAAATTTGAACAATGGGAGGGGAAAAAACCATTTTGGGTATCTTGCAGCCCAAATGCAGAAGCACATAGAAGGGATAATATTCAGCCTCTTTATTGCTGTGGGAATTGCTCTCATGAATTACATGATACATATCAAACAGAGAAACAAGGCATTTCGTTAGCTGCTCCATGTTTAGGTAACACAGCAACGATGCATCTGAATCTTGGCAAGACCTAGCAAGCCTTTGATGGGACATAATATGAAACGTTACCTGGGAGGTGGGAATGTATTAGATAAAACTTTGGAGAGTAATACTTTAATACAATATTACACTTGAAGCAGCAATATTCCTTCAGCTGGAAAAATGATGGCAACAACATAACAAAAAGTAACTGCGCCTAATGAATAGAAGACCACCTAATGGCTAAAAACTGATGGTGAAATGGCTGACAGTTTAATTTAAAAGGAAGCATAATTTCTCTAAAACAATTGGAAACAAAAGAGAACCTAATCAAACATTTGAGCATATCTAGTATTACTCCATCTCATGTCATGTGCATAGAGTGACCATTTGGCCTGAACATTATTAAAAAAGCTGCAACATTTTCTTCAAGAACAAAGTTCTTATGTTGTGTAcagaaaatttaaattaaactGAATGAAAAATGATTATTGAAGCAAAAAAGTGCTATCTTACCACACCAAACTTAGCCACAAGGGACATCCGTCCTGTTAGATATATATCTATCTGTGTAATATCCCTAATATATAAGGTGATCTATAGCCtctagggaatacaagttgctatttctAACATGGTATAAAGAGCCAACATTTTGGGTTAGGGTTCCTCTTCTCCGCGTGTTGCAACTTCACGCGTCTTCCGGCTATTGTTCATCTATAGTATTATCGGATTCGTCCTCCGCCCACCTCTGTCGACGTCTCTTCCCTCTTGATCCGTTTGGATCCGGCCGCTGTCACGTCGGATCTGCCCATTGAACCGTTAGCCTAGCGAGTGTTGGCTACCTACCTGTCTCGGACGTGTCGCTGGTCGAGCTCAGCCCGCTCGCCCGACGCTCTCAGCCATCCGCTCGCTGGACGCTCTCTCAGGGTGCTGTCGCCAGCCTTTGCCCTACCGCCTCGAGTCTCCGCCGGCCTTCGCTTCACCACCGGCTTGCCTCTGCCATCGGATCTCCGCGAGTCGCCGTGCGCCGCTGGATTTCCACCCACCACCGTGTGCCACTGGTTCTCCGTCTGCCGGACCACTCCGTCGGCTGCCCGTTGGATGTCCGCCTTGGTCGGACTGAGCCCGACTCAGTCACGATTCGGGCCTGACTCATACATAagcagaaaaaaaatcaatttttttccaGCAGTTGCCGCTTTCCTTGTGTTATTGCCGTCGCTTACCGCTTTTATTTGCACTCTCATCGTCGTTCGTTATTACTTGTTGTTGCTTGCCGCTACCTTGGCGTTATCGCCATCGATCGCCGCTTCTCGTTTGATCTCTCGTCGTCGTTCGTCACCCTTCAGGATGCCATTGAGCATCATTTCAGTTCTTCAGTGCTCGGTGATCTTTAATGGTGCCAACTATCGGGACTTCGCGCAGCATATGCACGCCCACATGCGTGGTCTTCGTCTTTGGGGTGTTCTCT
The nucleotide sequence above comes from Phragmites australis chromosome 4, lpPhrAust1.1, whole genome shotgun sequence. Encoded proteins:
- the LOC133916103 gene encoding nucleolar protein 56-like; translation: MALYLLFESASGYGLFYAYGIDEIGQSVDAVRSSVLDLDRFGKAVKLAAFSPFSSAIDALNQCNAISEGIMTDELRSFLELNLPKPKEGKKAKYSLGVVEPKVGSHISEVTGIPCQSNEFVQELLRGVRLHFDRFINELKKSDLEKAQLGLGHSYSRAKVKFNVNRVDNMVIQAIFLLDTLDKDINSFSMRVREWFSWHFPELVKIVNDNYLYAKLAKFIVNKSDLAEKDIPALADIVGDEDKAKEIVEAAKASMGQDLSPVDLINVQQFAQRVMNLSEYRKNLYEYLVTKMNDIAPNLTSLIGEVVGARLISHAGSLSNLAKCPASTLQILGAEKALFRALKTRGNTPKYGLIFHSSFIGRASTKNKGRMARYLANKCSMASRIDCYSESSTSVFGQKLREQVEERLDFYDKGVAPRKNLDVMKAAIDSMVNGTSKDDDDNDKIDASAKKSKKKKSKAEADGDAMDLDKRSNVADGEAEPGTEKKKKKKHKLEEPQEQENGAGHANGDAEANGTPKKKKKKNREVSEETKPKTATEGKKKKKKSKAGDDNE